The following proteins come from a genomic window of Campylobacter concisus:
- the thrS gene encoding threonine--tRNA ligase: MSDIIAYKLNGEIVDTQSIAGRESSAEPVYFDNSKEALHVIRHSCAHLMAQAIKSLYPKAKFFVGPNVEDGFYYDFRVDDEGTKLGESDLAVIEEKMKELAEKKFDIVKTCSTKANMSEKFKNDDLKQEVLKRIPDGEVSSYSQGDFEDLCRGPHVPNTKFLKFFKLTRVAGAYLGGDESREMLTRIYGTAYADKESLKEHIRIIEEAKKRDHRKLGTEMKLFTFDEEVGGGLPIWLPNGGRLRSKLEQILYKAHRDRGYEPVRGPELLKADVWRRSGHYANYKENMYFTTIDEAEYGIKPMNCVGHIKVYQSDIRSYRDLPLKFFEYGVVHRHEKSGVLHGLFRVREFAQDDSHIFCMPSQIKENILEILKFAGKIMENFGFHYEMEISTKPAKAIGGDEIWETATKALKEALDENGFKYGIDEGGGAFYGPKIDIKITDALKRKWQCGTIQVDFNLPERFDLGYIDANNERQRPVMLHRALLGSFERFIGILLEHTAGELPFFIAPTQVVIVPISDAHLDYAKEISRELRKINIDSEIASKNESLNKRIRTAEKQRVPMIVVLGDNEVTNKSVALRDRQARTQSDMSLAEFINLTKEKLSEVHF; the protein is encoded by the coding sequence GATACTCAAAGTATCGCAGGGCGTGAGAGTAGTGCTGAGCCTGTCTATTTTGACAACTCAAAAGAAGCACTACACGTTATCAGACACTCCTGTGCGCATCTCATGGCACAAGCTATCAAATCACTCTATCCAAAGGCAAAATTCTTTGTCGGACCAAATGTAGAAGATGGGTTTTATTATGATTTTAGAGTTGATGATGAGGGCACGAAGCTAGGCGAGAGCGATCTAGCTGTGATCGAAGAAAAAATGAAAGAGCTTGCTGAGAAGAAATTTGACATCGTCAAAACTTGCTCAACCAAAGCTAATATGAGTGAGAAATTTAAAAACGATGATCTTAAACAAGAGGTCTTAAAAAGAATTCCAGATGGCGAAGTGAGTAGCTATTCGCAAGGCGATTTTGAAGATCTTTGCCGTGGACCACACGTACCAAATACTAAATTTTTAAAATTTTTCAAACTAACACGCGTGGCCGGGGCTTATCTTGGAGGCGATGAGAGCCGTGAGATGCTAACTAGAATTTACGGCACAGCCTATGCAGATAAAGAGAGCTTAAAAGAGCACATCCGAATCATCGAAGAGGCCAAAAAGCGTGACCACAGAAAGCTTGGCACCGAGATGAAACTATTTACTTTTGATGAAGAAGTGGGTGGCGGCTTGCCGATATGGTTACCAAATGGTGGACGCTTGCGCTCTAAGTTAGAGCAAATTTTATACAAAGCTCACCGCGACCGTGGCTACGAGCCAGTGCGAGGACCTGAGCTTTTAAAGGCTGACGTGTGGAGAAGAAGCGGCCACTACGCAAACTATAAAGAAAATATGTACTTTACGACGATTGATGAGGCAGAATATGGCATAAAGCCGATGAACTGCGTTGGTCACATCAAAGTTTATCAAAGCGACATCCGCTCATACCGCGATTTGCCACTTAAATTTTTCGAATACGGCGTAGTGCATCGCCATGAAAAAAGCGGCGTTTTACATGGACTTTTTAGAGTTCGCGAATTTGCCCAGGACGACTCGCACATCTTTTGTATGCCAAGCCAGATAAAAGAAAATATCTTAGAAATTTTAAAATTTGCTGGCAAGATAATGGAAAATTTTGGCTTTCACTATGAGATGGAAATTTCAACCAAGCCGGCAAAAGCGATCGGTGGGGATGAAATTTGGGAAACTGCGACCAAAGCGCTAAAAGAAGCTCTTGATGAAAATGGCTTTAAATACGGTATCGATGAGGGCGGCGGCGCATTCTACGGTCCAAAAATCGACATTAAGATCACTGATGCGCTTAAGAGAAAGTGGCAGTGCGGCACGATACAAGTTGATTTTAACTTGCCAGAGCGCTTTGATCTAGGATACATCGATGCAAACAACGAAAGACAACGCCCCGTAATGCTTCACAGAGCACTGCTTGGCAGTTTTGAGAGATTCATAGGAATTTTACTTGAGCATACTGCTGGTGAGCTACCATTTTTTATCGCTCCTACGCAAGTCGTCATTGTACCTATTAGCGACGCACATTTAGACTACGCAAAAGAAATTTCACGCGAGCTAAGAAAGATCAATATCGATAGCGAGATCGCAAGTAAAAATGAGAGTTTAAATAAAAGAATAAGAACGGCTGAAAAACAAAGGGTGCCTATGATAGTCGTGCTAGGTGACAACGAAGTAACGAACAAGAGCGTTGCGCTACGCGACAGACAGGCTAGGACGCAGAGCGATATGAGCTTGGCGGAATTTATAAATTTAACGAAGGAGAAACTTAGTGAGGTACATTTTTGA
- the infC gene encoding translation initiation factor IF-3 yields MSKENEVLLNEDIRAREVRCVGDDGTAYGVISREEALEISNKLGLDLVLIAPDAKPPVCKIMDYGKFRYQQEKKQKEAKKKQKTIEIKEIKLSVKIAQNDINYKVKHASEFLQDGKHVKFRVFLKGREMSTPEAGVAMLEKVWEMIKDEADRDKEPIIEGRYVNMLVTPKKG; encoded by the coding sequence TTGAGTAAGGAAAATGAAGTATTGCTCAATGAGGACATAAGGGCGAGAGAGGTAAGATGTGTAGGGGATGATGGCACGGCATACGGTGTCATCTCAAGAGAAGAGGCTTTAGAGATCTCAAATAAGCTTGGGCTTGATCTAGTGCTTATAGCGCCAGACGCGAAGCCGCCAGTTTGCAAGATAATGGACTATGGTAAATTCCGCTATCAGCAAGAGAAAAAGCAAAAAGAGGCCAAGAAAAAGCAAAAAACCATCGAGATAAAAGAGATAAAACTCTCTGTCAAGATCGCCCAAAACGATATAAACTACAAGGTTAAACACGCAAGCGAGTTTTTGCAAGATGGCAAACACGTTAAATTTCGTGTATTTTTAAAGGGTCGCGAGATGAGCACCCCAGAAGCTGGCGTAGCCATGCTTGAGAAGGTCTGGGAGATGATCAAAGATGAGGCTGACCGCGACAAAGAGCCTATAATAGAAGGTCGTTATGTAAATATGCTTGTAACTCCAAAAAAGGGTTAA